A single Perognathus longimembris pacificus isolate PPM17 chromosome 17, ASM2315922v1, whole genome shotgun sequence DNA region contains:
- the Mief2 gene encoding mitochondrial dynamics protein MID49 isoform X2 produces the protein MAEFSQKRDKQHGSEGLGSAMDFLLANARLVLGVGGAAVLGIATLAVKRLIDRATSPRDEDDTKGDGWKELSLLKATPHQQPRPPPITLSQPRSSLIPSSSAPVRSTDTSPQSPAGLSSQAPLCLTLQEKLLAFEHDHVAIPAAQVALAKQLAGDIALELQAYLRNKFPELPFGALVPGGPLYDGLQAGAAEHVRLLVPVVLEPGLWSLVPGVDTVARDPRCWAVRRTQLEFCPRGSSPWDRFLVGGYFSSRVLLELLRKALAASVNWPAIGGLLGCLIRPSVASEELLLEVQHERLELTVAVLVAVPGASANDHLLLAWPLEGLAGNLWLQDLYPVEAARLRALDDQDAGTRRRLLLLLCAVCHRHPALGQLGRSPLTQVVLRLGEEEADWAEEVLGERFLQALELLVGSLEQSSLPCHFNPSVNLLGSFREEEIDAIGYVLYSGLQAPEGLL, from the exons CGGGACAAGCAGCATGGCAGCGAGGGCCTGGGCAGCGCGATGGACTTCCTCCTGGCCAATGCCCGTCTGGTGCTGGGTGTGGGCGGAGCTGCTGTGCTAGGCATTGCCACCCTGGCTGTGAAACGG CTCATTGACAGGGCCACCAGCCCTCGGGATGAGGATGACACCAAGGGGGATGGTTGGAAGGAACTGAGTCTGCTGAAGGCCACACCACACCAACAGCCCCGGCCTCCACCTATCACCCTCAGCCAGCCCAGATCATCCCTAATCCCCTCATCCTCTGCCCCGG TGAGGTCCACAGATACCAGTCCTCAGTCGCCTGCTGGACTCAGCTCCCAAGCACCGCTGTGCCTGACTTTACAGGAGAAACTTCTAGCATTCGAGCATGACCACGTGGCTATCCCAGCAGCCCAAGTGGCTTTGGCCAAACAGCTGGCTGGCGACATCGCCCTGGAGCTTCAGGCCTACCTAAGGAACAAGTTCCCAGAGCTGCCCTTTGGGGCACTTGTGCCTGGAGGGCCACTCTATGATGGGCTGCAGGCAGGGGCTGCTGAGCATGTGCGCCTCCTGGTACCCGTGGTGCTGGAGCCTGGCCTGTGGAGCCTGGTGCCTGGTGTGGACACTGTGGCCAGGGACCCTCGCTGCTGGGCTGTTCGGAGGACTCAGCTTGAGTTCTGCCCCCGGGGAAGCAGTCCTTGGGACCGTTTCCTAGTGGGGGGCTACTTCTCTTCCAGAGTTCTGCTAGAGCTGCTCCGTAAGGCCCTGGCTGCCTCGGTCAACTGGCCCGCCATCGGCGGCCTGCTTGGGTGCCTGATCCGGCCCAGTGTGGCTTCAGAGGAGCTGCTGCTGGAGGTGCAGCACGAGCGTCTGGAACTCACTGTGGCTGTGCTGGTGGCAGTCCCTGGGGCCAGTGCGAATGACCACCTTCTGCTCGCCTGGCCCCTCGAGGGGCTGGCGGGGAACCTCTGGCTTCAGGACTTGTATCCAGTGGAGGCCGCCCGGCTGAGGGCCCTGGATGACCAGGATGCTGGCACCCGCCGTAGGTTGCTGCTGCTTCTGTGTGCTGTCTGCCACCGccacccagccctggggcagttgGGGCGGAGCCCCCTGACGCAGGTGGTTCTGcgcctgggggaggaggaagctgaCTGGGCTGAGGAGGTCCTGGGGGAGCGCTTTCTGCAGGCCCTGGAGTTGCTTGTGGGCAGCTTGGAGCAGTCCAGCCTTCCCTGCCACTTCAACCCCAGTGTGAACCTCTTGGGCAGCTTTCGGGAGGAGGAGATCGATGCCATTGGCTATGTGCTCTACAGTGGTCTACAGGCACCTGAAGGGCTCCTCTAG